TCATGGTGGAGCTGGAGAAGCTCCGCAGCCCGACCAAGGTCATCGGCGCCGACCCGACCTTGCCCTTTTCCTACCTGCCGACGCTGGACCTGAGCCACATCCTGACCGTGGACTACGACTTCGTGCCCGAAACGACACATTTTCTACAGCTTGAAGAACCGGAGAGCTGTGTGGCGATCATGCGCGAATTCCTCGATCGGCACGGCCTCTTGCGTTCCTGACGACAACGCTCATGGCCATGCGAAACCAATTCGAGATACCCACCGTCCTGGAGGACACCGGTCGCGGCGAGCGCGTCTACGACCTCTACTCCCGCATGCTGAGGGACCGCATCGTCTTCCTTGTGGGAGAGATTGACGACCCGGTGGCCAACACCGTCGCGGCCCAGCTCCTCTACCTTGAATCCGAGAACCCCACGCAGGACATCTACCTGTACGTCAACTCGCCCGGCGGGCTGATCACCGCGGGGCTCGCCATCTACGACACCATGCAGTACATCCAGGCGGACGTGGCCACGGTGTGCGTCGGCGAAGCCGCCAGCATGGGCGCGCTGCTGTTGGCCGGCGGCGCTTCGGGAAAGCGTTTTGCCTTGCCCCACGCGCGCATCATGATCCACCAGCCTCTGGGGGGTTACCGTGGGTCTGCCGCGGACATCGACATCCACGCCAGGGAAATGCTGCGGGTACGCGAGGAAGTCAACCAGATCCTGGTCAAGCACACGGGTCAGGACCTCGCGACCATCGAGCGGGACACCGAGCGTGACCGCTACATGACCGCGCCCATGGCCCTGGACTACCACATCATCGACGAGGTCCTCGTCAAGCGGCCGGCGTAAGTGGGCTTCCTGTCTCAGGCGAAGCGAGCAGGGGAGAAGTTGGGGTCGGGGTCGGCGCCGAAGAGGAGATCGGCGGCCAGGGAGCCCACGGCCGCGCTGGTGGTGACGCCGTGGCCGGCGAGGCCCGCCACCCAGAAGAAGCCTTCCACCTTGGGATCCCAACCGATGACGAAGCGGTTGTCGTCGCTGAACGTGCGCAGGCCCGCCCAATAGCGTGCGATGGAGACGTCGGGAAACCTGGGATAGACGGTCGCCAGCCTCTCCGCCAGCAGTTCCATGGCGCGGATGTCCGTGGGCGGGTCGCAGGGTGGCAGGTCCTCCTCGTCACATGG
The sequence above is a segment of the Deltaproteobacteria bacterium genome. Coding sequences within it:
- a CDS encoding alpha/beta hydrolase, coding for MVELEKLRSPTKVIGADPTLPFSYLPTLDLSHILTVDYDFVPETTHFLQLEEPESCVAIMREFLDRHGLLRS
- a CDS encoding ATP-dependent Clp protease proteolytic subunit, with translation MRNQFEIPTVLEDTGRGERVYDLYSRMLRDRIVFLVGEIDDPVANTVAAQLLYLESENPTQDIYLYVNSPGGLITAGLAIYDTMQYIQADVATVCVGEAASMGALLLAGGASGKRFALPHARIMIHQPLGGYRGSAADIDIHAREMLRVREEVNQILVKHTGQDLATIERDTERDRYMTAPMALDYHIIDEVLVKRPA